One genomic window of Methanosarcina acetivorans C2A includes the following:
- the aroC gene encoding chorismate synthase: MAGNIFGQMFRIATWGESHGRAVGVVVDGLPAGLPFSEADIQKELDRRRPGQSEVSTPRSEADRVEILSGIFEGMSTGTPISMLVWNSDARSSSYDVIKNTPRPGHADFSYMARYGIRDHRGGGRSSARETIGRVAGGALAKLLLSRYGVRIAGHVLELGGIRAKPLSFEEILENVEKTPVRCADLEAAEKMLEKVATLRQEGDSVGGIVELIVKGVPAGLGEPVFDRLDADLSKALMSIPAVKGFEIGAGFEAARMRGSEMNDPFRMEQGEITCSKNNAGGILGGISTGLDIICRAAVKPTPSIGKVQQTVDLTTRENTEISIRGRHDPTIPPRMVPVAEAMVALVLSDHMLRSGFINPRTLLE, from the coding sequence ATGGCTGGAAACATTTTCGGGCAGATGTTTCGAATCGCGACCTGGGGCGAGTCCCACGGCAGGGCTGTCGGAGTCGTGGTTGACGGGCTGCCTGCAGGGCTTCCTTTTTCAGAAGCCGATATTCAGAAAGAACTGGACAGAAGGCGCCCGGGACAGAGTGAGGTTTCCACACCGAGAAGCGAAGCTGACAGGGTGGAGATCCTTTCAGGAATTTTCGAAGGCATGAGTACAGGTACTCCTATCTCCATGCTGGTCTGGAACTCGGATGCCAGGTCTTCTTCTTATGATGTTATTAAAAATACTCCCCGTCCAGGACATGCCGATTTTTCATACATGGCCCGCTACGGAATTCGGGACCACCGCGGAGGAGGCAGGTCTTCCGCCCGCGAAACAATCGGCAGGGTCGCAGGCGGGGCTCTTGCAAAGCTTCTGCTTTCCCGTTACGGAGTCCGGATTGCAGGGCATGTTCTCGAACTTGGCGGAATCCGGGCAAAACCCCTTTCTTTTGAAGAAATTCTCGAAAACGTGGAAAAAACTCCTGTGCGCTGTGCCGATCTTGAGGCTGCTGAAAAAATGCTTGAAAAAGTTGCAACCCTGCGGCAGGAAGGAGACAGCGTCGGCGGAATTGTAGAACTTATTGTAAAAGGTGTGCCTGCAGGGCTCGGAGAACCCGTATTTGACAGACTGGACGCAGACCTTTCAAAAGCCCTTATGAGCATCCCCGCAGTCAAAGGCTTTGAAATCGGGGCCGGGTTTGAGGCAGCTCGCATGCGCGGAAGTGAAATGAATGATCCTTTCCGCATGGAACAAGGGGAAATAACCTGTTCGAAAAATAATGCCGGCGGAATTCTCGGAGGAATTTCGACAGGTCTGGATATCATCTGCAGGGCAGCAGTAAAACCTACTCCCTCAATAGGAAAAGTCCAGCAAACCGTTGACCTCACAACCAGGGAAAATACTGAAATCTCGATTAGAGGCCGGCATGATCCCACTATCCCTCCGCGCATGGTGCCGGTTGCCGAAGCTATGGTTGCTCTCGTACTTTCCGATCATATGCTCAGGAGTGGTTTTATCAACCCCAGGACTCTTCTGGAATAA
- a CDS encoding PAS domain S-box protein yields MKESLRKSGIDIIGEVPWGTHFCQFYHTEEDLMDTLVPYFKAGLENNELCVWIISQPLEVEDAKEAMKRVVPDIDVYLEKGQIEIIPYAHGYLKGGIFDPDGIVNSWVEKIDQALARGYDGLRAAGDNRWLEKEGWNGFVDYENKMDAIIDKHQVIALCPYYLDMCSTAEIVDVVSNHQFALIKREGKWERTENSGRKKAEKEAIQAAKNWKQTFDAVPDLIAIIDDKYRVIRTNRAMAERLGITPEECAGLPCYRVIHRTNSPPPFCPHQQLLKDGAEHTAEVCEALLGGNFAVIASPLHDSEGRLAGSVCVAHDINERKQEEHKIRRYNRILEGINRIFSNVVQAKTEEEVGNVCLSVALEVTGSEFGFINEMGADGLLHDVAKSELGWERCFMYDKTGHLHPQSDFAVHGLYGIVINNDKGFFTNDPQSHPDSRGLPEGHPPIRSFLGVPLVQDGKTIGLIAVANREGGYSCEQQEDLEAIAPAVVQVLQRKKAEQKRKQAEEALQISEERYRSLYENSLDGILLTKPDGTILCANPQACQMFGMAEDEIIRAGREGLVVNDEKLAAALEERKLTGRARAELTYRRKDGSTLVCDATSKLFVGADGNINTSQIIRDISERKQIEEALRASEEKFRQIVETASEGIWLIDSDERTVFVNRKMSEMLGYSIEEILGQSPRKFMSSEFRAKADDKLHKHLQGINQVIDYMFIRKDGSELWCIVSSSPFFDDCGKYAGSLGMITDITERKRVEEALRLSNLYNRSLIEAGLDPLVTIGRDGKIMDVNVATEHITGYSRNELIGTDFSEYFIDPEKARTVYRRVFTDGEVRDYPLEIQHKDGHITPVLYNSSVYRDEKGEVIGVFAAARDITERKKAEEALKEAHDNLEKLIEERTMQLEKAYNSLKESEEGLAEAQRMAHIGNWDWELINGGGYWSDELYRIFGRSPQKSAPSYDELLNYIHPDDRDYVDKSIRNGLKEEPKGGIDYRIILADGEERTVHSQAEIIFDEQKNPVRVKGIVQDITERKRIEAELELVARLSQENPDPVMRLNQGLIINYANPSAQVLLKYWGSAIGKEAPEEITEPSVAALGDGIRRKLECTYANRIYMIDIAPFTGAGYVNLYAHDITESKEAKEALEKIDKIRIKEIHHRIKNNLQVISSLLDLQAEKFQNKEVLEAFRESQNRVTSMSLIHEELYKGGENNTLNFSTYLQKLAENLFQTYSLKSKKVLLCMDLEENTLFDMDIAVPLGIIVNELVSNSLKHAFTEEEEGEIRIKLCREEKGNEMHRSLFSLSISDNGKGIPESTKLESIESLGLQLVSILVDQLDGKIELKRTHGTEFRITFNVTERP; encoded by the coding sequence ATGAAAGAAAGCCTGAGAAAATCTGGCATTGATATAATTGGAGAAGTGCCCTGGGGAACGCACTTCTGCCAGTTTTACCACACAGAAGAAGATCTGATGGACACACTGGTTCCTTACTTCAAAGCAGGACTGGAAAATAACGAGCTTTGCGTGTGGATTATTTCACAACCTCTGGAAGTAGAAGATGCAAAAGAAGCCATGAAAAGGGTTGTTCCTGATATTGATGTTTATCTGGAGAAAGGGCAAATAGAAATCATCCCTTATGCTCACGGGTATCTGAAAGGGGGTATTTTCGACCCGGATGGAATCGTAAATAGCTGGGTTGAAAAAATCGATCAGGCTCTGGCAAGAGGCTATGACGGGCTCAGGGCTGCAGGGGACAATCGCTGGCTGGAAAAAGAAGGCTGGAATGGATTTGTTGATTATGAGAATAAAATGGACGCCATTATCGACAAGCACCAGGTGATAGCTCTGTGCCCTTATTATCTCGATATGTGCAGCACAGCCGAGATTGTTGATGTGGTTTCCAACCATCAATTTGCTTTGATCAAAAGGGAGGGGAAATGGGAGCGGACAGAAAATTCCGGGAGGAAGAAGGCGGAAAAAGAAGCTATTCAGGCTGCAAAAAATTGGAAACAGACCTTTGATGCTGTGCCGGACCTGATAGCTATAATCGATGATAAATATAGAGTTATTCGCACAAACAGAGCCATGGCGGAAAGATTGGGGATAACACCGGAAGAGTGTGCAGGGTTACCCTGCTATCGTGTAATCCATAGGACAAACAGTCCCCCCCCTTTTTGTCCGCACCAGCAGTTACTTAAGGACGGGGCTGAGCACACCGCAGAGGTTTGCGAGGCTCTTCTTGGTGGTAATTTCGCAGTAATCGCTTCTCCACTACATGATTCGGAAGGAAGACTCGCTGGGAGTGTTTGTGTCGCCCATGATATCAACGAACGCAAACAAGAAGAGCACAAAATACGCAGATACAACCGTATTCTTGAGGGAATCAACCGGATCTTCAGCAATGTGGTGCAGGCAAAAACAGAAGAAGAAGTGGGAAATGTATGTCTATCTGTAGCCTTGGAAGTGACCGGCAGCGAGTTCGGTTTCATTAACGAAATGGGCGCCGACGGGTTGCTGCACGATGTTGCAAAAAGCGAACTGGGATGGGAACGGTGCTTTATGTACGACAAGACAGGGCATTTGCATCCTCAGAGCGATTTCGCTGTCCACGGCCTGTACGGCATTGTAATTAACAATGATAAAGGCTTCTTTACCAATGATCCACAGTCACACCCGGACAGCAGAGGCTTGCCGGAAGGACATCCGCCAATCAGATCGTTTCTTGGCGTTCCCCTTGTCCAGGACGGAAAAACGATAGGCTTGATAGCGGTTGCAAACCGTGAAGGCGGATATAGCTGCGAGCAGCAGGAGGATCTTGAAGCTATAGCGCCGGCAGTGGTGCAGGTTCTGCAGAGGAAAAAGGCAGAACAGAAGCGGAAGCAGGCAGAGGAGGCTCTACAGATAAGTGAAGAGCGCTACCGATCTCTATATGAAAACAGCCTCGACGGAATCTTGCTGACAAAACCCGACGGCACTATTCTCTGTGCAAACCCTCAAGCGTGTCAAATGTTTGGCATGGCTGAAGATGAAATTATCCGGGCTGGAAGAGAAGGGCTGGTAGTCAACGATGAGAAGCTTGCTGCTGCACTTGAAGAACGAAAGCTGACCGGCCGGGCGAGGGCTGAACTGACATACAGACGAAAAGATGGGTCAACTTTAGTCTGCGATGCAACCTCTAAACTCTTTGTGGGTGCCGATGGGAATATAAACACAAGTCAGATCATTAGAGACATCTCGGAACGCAAGCAGATTGAGGAAGCTTTGAGGGCTAGCGAAGAGAAGTTCCGGCAGATAGTGGAGACTGCCAGTGAGGGTATCTGGTTAATCGACAGTGATGAACGAACTGTCTTCGTCAACCGGAAGATGTCCGAAATGCTGGGCTACAGTATTGAGGAAATATTGGGACAGTCCCCTCGAAAGTTCATGTCCTCGGAGTTTCGCGCAAAGGCTGATGATAAACTGCATAAACATCTACAGGGGATTAACCAGGTAATCGATTACATGTTCATCCGGAAGGATGGCTCGGAACTCTGGTGCATTGTTTCCTCCAGTCCCTTTTTTGATGATTGTGGAAAGTACGCGGGGTCTCTGGGCATGATCACGGACATTACCGAGCGTAAAAGGGTTGAGGAGGCTCTCAGATTATCAAATCTCTATAACCGTAGTTTGATTGAGGCCGGCCTGGATCCTCTGGTAACCATTGGACGTGACGGTAAAATAATGGATGTAAATGTTGCTACTGAACATATTACCGGATATTCCAGAAACGAATTAATTGGAACTGATTTTTCCGAGTACTTCATTGATCCTGAAAAAGCCCGTACAGTTTATCGAAGAGTATTCACAGATGGTGAAGTCAGGGATTATCCTCTTGAGATTCAGCATAAGGATGGACATATAACTCCTGTTTTGTACAATTCTTCGGTTTATAGAGATGAGAAGGGTGAAGTTATTGGTGTTTTTGCAGCTGCACGTGATATTACTGAACGTAAGAAAGCAGAAGAAGCTCTAAAAGAAGCACATGACAATTTGGAAAAACTAATTGAAGAACGTACAATGCAGCTTGAGAAAGCTTACAATTCATTGAAAGAAAGCGAGGAAGGACTTGCTGAAGCTCAAAGAATGGCTCATATCGGAAACTGGGACTGGGAACTTATAAATGGTGGAGGATACTGGTCTGATGAACTGTACCGCATTTTTGGGCGCAGTCCTCAGAAATCAGCTCCCTCTTATGATGAACTTTTAAATTATATACACCCCGACGACCGAGACTATGTAGATAAAAGCATCCGGAACGGGCTAAAAGAAGAACCTAAAGGTGGCATTGACTATCGTATTATCTTGGCTGACGGAGAAGAACGTACAGTCCATTCACAAGCTGAAATTATCTTTGATGAGCAGAAAAACCCTGTTCGAGTGAAGGGAATAGTTCAGGATATTACTGAGCGTAAGAGAATTGAGGCTGAACTGGAGTTAGTAGCACGCCTGTCTCAGGAAAATCCCGATCCGGTGATGCGCCTGAACCAGGGACTTATCATCAATTATGCTAATCCCTCTGCCCAGGTGTTGTTGAAATACTGGGGAAGTGCAATCGGTAAGGAAGCTCCCGAAGAAATCACAGAGCCCTCCGTTGCCGCCCTTGGGGACGGTATCCGGCGTAAACTTGAGTGCACCTATGCCAATCGGATATATATGATAGATATAGCTCCGTTCACGGGTGCCGGTTATGTCAATCTTTACGCCCACGATATCACAGAGAGTAAAGAAGCAAAAGAAGCCCTGGAGAAAATAGATAAAATTCGGATAAAAGAAATTCATCACAGAATTAAGAACAACCTGCAGGTAATCTCTTCCCTGCTGGACCTCCAGGCTGAAAAATTCCAAAATAAGGAAGTGCTGGAAGCTTTCAGGGAAAGCCAGAATCGGGTAACCTCAATGTCTCTTATCCATGAAGAACTCTATAAAGGGGGAGAAAACAATACTCTGAACTTTTCTACTTATCTTCAAAAGCTGGCTGAAAATCTCTTCCAGACTTACAGCCTCAAGAGTAAAAAGGTCCTCCTGTGTATGGATCTGGAAGAGAATACACTCTTTGATATGGATATTGCTGTCCCGTTAGGAATAATTGTTAATGAACTCGTTTCCAACTCTCTCAAGCATGCATTCACTGAGGAAGAAGAAGGGGAAATACGAATAAAGCTTTGCAGAGAAGAAAAGGGTAATGAAATGCATAGATCCCTTTTCAGCCTTTCAATTTCAGATAACGGAAAAGGAATTCCTGAAAGTACAAAGCTGGAAAGTATTGAGTCTCTGGGCCTGCAGTTAGTGAGCATCCTTGTTGACCAGCTGGATGGGAAAATTGAGCTTAAAAGAACTCATGGGACGGAATTTAGGATTACTTTCAACGTAACAGAAAGACCATAA
- a CDS encoding PAS domain S-box protein encodes MKESLRKSGIDIIGDVPWGTHFCQFYQTKEELVEILVPYFKSGLENNELCVWIISKPLEVREAKEALRRVIPDFDVYLEKGQIEIIPCTHEHINEGVFGSEKVIKGRVKKSDPFLAGGYDGLRTAGDTPWSKKGELDDFVDYESEVDANIGKYQTISLFPYFLDMCSTVDILKIAFNHQFALIKKEGKWERIESSSRKRTEEALRRSEQHFRPENMLSLTLPSRQMAEPELADIVDARAIRSLMDDFYNFARITMALVDLKGNVLVNVGWQDICTRFHRVHPETCKHCIESDTKLSAGVAPGEFKLYKCKNNMWDVATPIIVDGRHVGNIFSGQFFFEEETPDYEIFRSQARKYGFNEEEYIAALEKVPHLSRETVGTCMAFFMKLAHMISQLGYSNIKMAQSLAERDALLDAVRESEERFRSVLEHSLDAAYRRNLQTDSYDYMSPVIKQITGFSAREMSTMSINEVLGRIHPDDLSLVSAELARALDAGRGTVEYRFRCRDGKYRWLADHFTEIKDQNSRPLFRGGIVRDITEHKQVEEALIRNENKFRRLAENSPDIITRFDRQKRHIYANPAVVEPYGRSPEEIIGKTHAELGMNPEEVQFLEEHHDNVFSTGKPETVEFQHTSPQEKKYYFNTLIVPEFAGGEVTSVLVISRDITYAKEAEARLKEAHENLEKLVEERTIQLEKAYESLKESEKGLAEAQKMAHIGNWDWDIATDKAYWSDELYRIYGCNPQESGATYDELFNYVHPDDRDYVANAIKALLKGKPYGGIDYRMILANGKERIVHAKGEVVFDEKNVPIRIKGITQDITERKKSEEKIQILANIVKSSNDAIGTISLDGIITSWNEEAERVYGYSAEEIIGKHTSFVAPPHLDTETKKLSELIKQGKKIHHYETSRLRKDGKIIHVSITLSPVFDSCGKLTAISFISRDITERKRVEEKLRESEEKYRNIVETANEGIFITDAETIVTYANKKMTDMLGYTLEEVIGRAIWDFVTEEGKAIIKLNQERRRQGINESYELKLICKGGSSLWGLISAKSLFGKDGRFMGSISMLTDITKRKEAEEALENIEIARKQEIHHRIKNNLQVISSLLDLQAEKFNNREDIKDSEILEAFRESQDRVISMALIHEELYKGGGFDTLNFSSYIEELAENLFQTYSLGKADISLKMDLEERIFFDMDIAVPLGIIVNELVSNSLKHAFTEGEEGEIRIRLCREKKNNELDKSLFSLTISDNGNGIPENVELKSFESLGLQLVSILVDQLDGKIELKQEQGTKFRITFKVAERP; translated from the coding sequence ATGAAAGAAAGCCTGAGAAAATCTGGCATTGATATTATTGGAGACGTGCCCTGGGGGACGCACTTCTGTCAATTCTACCAAACAAAAGAAGAGTTAGTGGAGATACTTGTTCCCTACTTCAAATCAGGGCTGGAAAATAACGAGCTTTGCGTGTGGATCATATCAAAGCCTCTGGAAGTGAGAGAGGCAAAAGAAGCCTTGAGAAGGGTTATTCCTGATTTTGATGTTTATCTGGAGAAAGGGCAAATCGAAATCATTCCCTGCACTCACGAACATATAAATGAAGGTGTTTTCGGTTCAGAGAAAGTCATAAAAGGCCGGGTTAAGAAATCAGATCCGTTTCTGGCAGGCGGCTATGACGGGCTCAGGACAGCAGGGGACACTCCCTGGTCAAAAAAAGGGGAGTTGGATGATTTTGTTGATTATGAGAGTGAAGTGGATGCGAATATCGGCAAATATCAGACTATATCTCTGTTTCCATATTTTCTCGATATGTGCAGCACCGTAGATATTCTCAAAATTGCCTTCAACCATCAATTTGCTTTGATCAAAAAGGAAGGAAAATGGGAGCGGATAGAAAGTTCCAGCCGAAAGCGCACAGAAGAGGCTCTACGCCGGAGTGAGCAGCACTTCAGGCCGGAGAACATGCTTTCGCTTACCTTGCCTTCCCGGCAGATGGCTGAGCCGGAGCTTGCCGATATAGTTGATGCCCGTGCGATCCGTTCCCTGATGGATGATTTCTATAACTTTGCTCGCATTACCATGGCTCTGGTGGACCTCAAAGGCAATGTTCTGGTAAATGTCGGATGGCAGGACATCTGCACCAGGTTTCACAGGGTTCACCCCGAAACCTGCAAGCACTGCATAGAAAGCGACACAAAACTGTCCGCTGGCGTTGCCCCTGGAGAATTTAAGCTGTACAAATGCAAAAACAACATGTGGGACGTAGCAACCCCTATCATAGTGGACGGCCGGCATGTGGGCAATATCTTCTCAGGGCAGTTCTTTTTTGAGGAAGAAACTCCGGACTACGAGATTTTCCGATCCCAGGCTAGAAAATACGGCTTCAATGAAGAAGAATACATAGCGGCGCTTGAAAAAGTTCCGCACCTGAGCAGGGAGACTGTAGGCACATGCATGGCTTTTTTCATGAAGCTTGCCCACATGATCTCGCAGCTAGGCTACAGCAATATCAAAATGGCCCAGTCGCTGGCGGAACGCGATGCCCTGTTGGACGCGGTACGGGAGAGCGAAGAGCGGTTCCGCTCGGTTCTTGAGCATTCCCTCGATGCGGCGTACCGGCGAAACCTTCAGACTGACAGCTATGATTACATGAGCCCGGTGATAAAGCAAATAACAGGCTTCTCTGCGAGGGAGATGAGCACGATGAGCATAAATGAAGTTCTTGGTCGCATTCATCCCGACGATCTCTCTCTGGTTAGCGCGGAACTGGCCCGGGCATTAGATGCAGGTCGTGGGACCGTCGAGTACCGGTTCAGGTGCAGGGACGGAAAATACCGCTGGCTTGCAGATCACTTCACGGAGATAAAGGATCAGAATAGCAGGCCCCTCTTCAGGGGAGGTATCGTCCGCGACATTACCGAGCATAAGCAGGTTGAAGAGGCCCTGATAAGGAATGAGAACAAATTCCGTAGACTGGCTGAAAATTCTCCCGACATAATTACCCGGTTTGACAGACAAAAGCGGCATATATATGCCAATCCTGCAGTTGTGGAACCATATGGCCGCTCTCCGGAAGAGATCATTGGGAAAACTCACGCTGAACTGGGAATGAATCCTGAGGAAGTACAATTCCTGGAAGAACACCATGATAATGTTTTTTCCACAGGCAAACCCGAAACAGTGGAATTTCAGCATACATCGCCCCAGGAAAAAAAGTACTATTTTAATACACTAATAGTACCGGAGTTTGCTGGCGGTGAAGTGACTTCTGTTCTTGTGATTTCCCGGGATATTACATATGCAAAAGAAGCAGAAGCCAGGTTGAAAGAAGCACATGAAAATTTAGAAAAATTAGTTGAAGAGCGAACAATACAGCTTGAGAAAGCTTACGAATCATTGAAAGAAAGCGAAAAAGGTCTGGCTGAAGCTCAAAAAATGGCTCATATCGGTAACTGGGACTGGGATATTGCAACTGATAAAGCATACTGGTCTGATGAATTATATCGTATTTATGGATGTAATCCCCAAGAATCAGGTGCAACTTACGACGAACTTTTTAATTATGTACACCCCGACGATCGAGACTATGTGGCTAATGCAATTAAGGCTCTTTTAAAAGGAAAACCATATGGTGGCATTGATTATAGGATGATTTTAGCTAATGGGAAAGAACGTATAGTTCATGCGAAGGGTGAAGTCGTTTTTGATGAGAAAAATGTTCCTATTCGAATTAAAGGAATAACTCAGGATATCACTGAGCGTAAAAAATCAGAAGAGAAAATTCAGATCTTAGCGAATATTGTGAAATCATCAAATGATGCTATTGGCACTATATCCCTTGATGGAATTATTACAAGTTGGAATGAAGAAGCAGAGCGTGTTTATGGTTATTCAGCGGAAGAAATTATCGGGAAGCACACATCCTTCGTGGCTCCACCTCATTTAGATACAGAAACAAAAAAATTAAGTGAACTTATTAAACAGGGGAAAAAGATCCACCACTATGAGACTTCAAGGTTAAGAAAGGACGGGAAGATAATACATGTTTCAATAACTCTTTCTCCGGTTTTTGATAGCTGTGGCAAACTGACTGCAATCTCGTTTATCTCCAGGGATATAACCGAAAGAAAAAGAGTTGAAGAAAAACTTCGGGAAAGTGAGGAGAAGTACCGCAACATCGTAGAGACAGCCAACGAAGGAATATTCATAACAGATGCCGAGACCATAGTCACCTATGCTAATAAGAAAATGACGGATATGCTCGGATACACTCTGGAAGAAGTTATTGGCAGAGCTATATGGGACTTCGTCACTGAAGAGGGTAAGGCTATAATCAAACTGAATCAGGAAAGAAGACGGCAGGGTATTAATGAGAGCTACGAATTGAAATTAATATGTAAAGGTGGCTCATCCTTATGGGGGCTAATAAGTGCTAAATCCCTTTTTGGCAAAGATGGCAGGTTTATGGGCTCGATAAGTATGCTAACTGACATCACCAAGCGAAAAGAGGCTGAAGAAGCTCTGGAAAATATCGAAATCGCCCGCAAACAGGAAATCCACCACAGGATCAAGAATAATCTGCAGGTAATCTCCTCTCTGCTGGATCTTCAGGCTGAAAAATTCAATAACAGAGAGGATATTAAGGATTCGGAAATTCTGGAAGCCTTCAGGGAGAGTCAGGACAGAGTAATATCAATGGCTCTTATCCATGAGGAACTGTACAAAGGTGGAGGGTTTGACACCCTGAACTTTTCATCGTATATTGAGGAACTCGCTGAGAATCTTTTCCAGACATACAGCCTTGGAAAGGCTGATATCAGCTTAAAAATGGATCTTGAAGAAAGAATCTTTTTTGATATGGATATTGCTGTCCCGTTAGGAATAATTGTTAATGAACTCGTTTCTAACTCTCTCAAGCACGCCTTCACTGAGGGAGAAGAAGGGGAAATTCGAATCCGGCTTTGCCGGGAAAAAAAGAATAACGAACTGGATAAATCTCTTTTCAGCCTGACAATTTCAGATAACGGAAATGGAATTCCTGAAAACGTAGAATTAAAAAGTTTTGAATCACTCGGACTGCAGTTAGTGAGCATCCTTGTTGACCAGCTGGATGGAAAAATCGAGCTTAAGCAAGAGCAGGGGACAAAATTCAGAATTACATTCAAGGTAGCGGAAAGGCCATAA
- a CDS encoding DUF3160 domain-containing protein: MTDNKEDDPSDSFNDSIRTASPDNLSEKSNTLGLDKESSFSGYYSKENPQFEADVPAYSLPLKASEIENYDDFIREIPLTNESRDLLYKNGFVVLKSGDYENPPGVGDTLVNSTYNDLKVADVPIFITSDSLLHLYHIQFDETLKRAESEEFYDELWKLDKALLDVSVEDYDSASGLEKEAARRNVAYFAVALKLLEPESYQIGESREDSGDILLFVSQEAKQYSVEVPSFVETDVEAELRLIEAREGGVSPIFKYGEDYSQYAPRGHYTRSEKLQNYFKAMMWHGRMSMLLQPDMISAEDTEKEAKIQTIQAFLISDHFDRDKELRDRWDRIYEVTAFYVGYSDDLGPYEYAKALDTVFGGNRYGVSFDNESLAELKTELEIYESPKIYGGTGGIIQAGSETEYKTLDSTKGFRFMGQRYTPDSYIFQNLGFPALNIMDLLGSERATEHLKNMGISENEEYELSHQSLEYEFGAFDEEAWNKNLYWAQLYALKPLLVSYPEGYPTFMQTEAWEDKQLNAALASWTELRHDTILYAKQAYFMGSPQIQEEKPVEGYVEPVPEFYARMLALTKMAHSGLNDMEVLDEQSDKDFTTLENTLERLLEISIKELENEELTDEEYEFIRNFDQNIAPMLENVDIKSQMSTLVADVYTGPGGNVLEEGTGKLDLMVVAYKQPDGRIVLGAGPVMSYYEFWQPLGERLTDEEWRSMLNNNPPERPEWISSFRG; encoded by the coding sequence ATGACAGATAATAAAGAAGATGATCCGAGCGATTCATTTAACGATTCCATAAGAACCGCTTCTCCAGATAATTTATCCGAAAAGAGCAATACTCTTGGACTTGATAAGGAAAGCTCCTTTTCCGGATATTACAGTAAAGAAAACCCGCAGTTCGAGGCTGATGTTCCTGCTTATTCCCTGCCTCTAAAGGCTTCTGAAATTGAAAATTATGACGATTTCATCAGGGAAATTCCCCTGACGAACGAAAGCAGGGATCTGTTGTACAAAAATGGATTTGTTGTGCTCAAGAGTGGAGATTACGAAAACCCACCTGGAGTGGGAGACACGCTGGTAAATTCTACTTATAATGACCTGAAAGTGGCTGATGTTCCTATTTTCATCACATCGGATTCTCTTCTTCACCTTTATCACATCCAGTTTGATGAGACACTAAAAAGGGCAGAATCTGAGGAATTTTACGACGAGCTCTGGAAACTTGACAAAGCTCTCCTTGATGTCTCCGTAGAGGATTATGACAGCGCTTCAGGGCTGGAAAAGGAAGCTGCAAGAAGAAATGTTGCATACTTTGCAGTGGCTTTGAAACTACTTGAGCCGGAATCTTACCAGATAGGGGAATCACGGGAAGATTCGGGGGATATTCTACTCTTCGTCTCTCAGGAAGCAAAACAATACAGTGTCGAAGTCCCCTCTTTTGTAGAAACCGATGTAGAGGCCGAACTGCGCTTAATAGAAGCCCGGGAAGGAGGAGTGTCTCCAATTTTCAAGTACGGGGAAGATTATTCTCAGTACGCCCCAAGGGGCCATTACACTCGCTCTGAGAAACTGCAGAACTACTTCAAGGCCATGATGTGGCACGGCAGAATGAGTATGTTGCTCCAACCTGACATGATTTCTGCGGAAGATACGGAAAAGGAAGCAAAAATTCAGACTATTCAGGCCTTTTTAATTTCCGACCATTTTGACAGGGACAAAGAGCTCCGGGATAGGTGGGACAGGATTTACGAGGTGACGGCTTTTTATGTCGGTTATTCCGACGACCTCGGGCCTTATGAATATGCAAAAGCCCTGGATACCGTCTTTGGGGGTAATAGATATGGAGTGAGTTTCGACAACGAAAGCCTGGCGGAACTGAAAACCGAGCTGGAAATATATGAAAGTCCGAAAATCTACGGCGGAACCGGTGGAATAATTCAGGCAGGCTCCGAAACTGAATACAAAACTCTTGATTCTACAAAGGGTTTCAGGTTCATGGGTCAGCGATATACGCCAGACTCCTATATCTTCCAGAATCTCGGTTTCCCTGCCCTGAATATCATGGATCTTCTCGGTTCTGAAAGAGCCACGGAACACCTTAAAAATATGGGTATTTCCGAAAACGAAGAATATGAACTCAGCCATCAATCTCTGGAATACGAGTTCGGAGCTTTTGATGAAGAAGCCTGGAATAAAAACCTTTACTGGGCTCAACTATATGCCTTAAAGCCCCTCCTTGTAAGTTATCCTGAGGGTTATCCTACTTTTATGCAGACCGAAGCCTGGGAAGACAAACAGCTTAATGCCGCCCTTGCTTCCTGGACCGAGCTCAGGCACGACACTATCCTTTATGCAAAACAGGCTTACTTCATGGGCTCTCCTCAAATTCAGGAAGAAAAACCTGTAGAGGGATATGTGGAACCGGTTCCGGAGTTTTATGCCCGGATGCTTGCCCTTACCAAAATGGCACATTCCGGATTAAATGATATGGAAGTGCTTGATGAGCAGTCGGATAAAGACTTTACAACTCTTGAAAACACCCTTGAAAGGCTGCTGGAAATCTCAATTAAAGAGCTTGAAAACGAAGAGCTGACGGATGAAGAGTATGAGTTCATAAGGAATTTTGATCAGAATATAGCTCCAATGCTTGAGAACGTAGATATCAAGTCCCAGATGTCCACTCTGGTTGCGGATGTTTATACAGGTCCGGGAGGAAATGTCTTGGAAGAAGGGACCGGAAAACTGGACCTGATGGTTGTAGCTTATAAACAGCCCGACGGCAGGATCGTGCTTGGAGCAGGTCCAGTAATGAGTTACTATGAGTTCTGGCAACCTTTGGGAGAAAGGTTGACTGATGAAGAATGGAGATCGATGCTGAATAATAACCCTCCTGAAAGACCGGAGTGGATAAGTTCCTTTAGGGGGTAA